Part of the Mastacembelus armatus chromosome 6, fMasArm1.2, whole genome shotgun sequence genome, TAGCGGCTTAAACCTTCTGTGCGTCTGTTCTCTTTGCTCTGAGTGTGAAGACTCACACCTGAACCTGCGTACTTCTCTACAAAGCCAcccagctgcagagagaaaacacacaagtgGTATACATTTAACTGTGAAGGTAGATCAGTCTCAGAACTATGCAGTATGTATATAAGGGATAAATAAATCAAGAAATTTGGTCATATTAGGCACTTACTTTTCTGCTGATCATGCTCTTCTCAAAGTATTTCTGTAACTAAAGTGAGATTAACAGGGACAATAAACAAATCACAGTGTTTATAATTTGGATTGTGATTTTTAACAGTGTCATAACACTGAGCTACCTTGAACAAGTTGATGTTATCAATCTGAGCCTTGAAGAGGAAGTTGTTAATAGTAAACATATTGGTTCCTGGAAGAAAAAGACATGACTGCTAAGCGATTTGTGCCTTGATGTGTATTAGTAtgcatgttaatgtgtgtaGTTACTGACCTGTTTGGTTAGTCTGGCTCTGGGGGTTCTGCCCCACCTTACCTAGAAAAATGACACCAAAATTATACCCATGCTGCAAACTGTCGATAATCaataagcaaaaacaaattTCCACTGAAACACACTCACCTCCCAGCACCCGGACAAGTCCTTCGATCACAAACAGAATCTGTTTAATATACATCAGGTTCTTTGCCTTCAGCCTGCTCCTGATATTGCAGACACATCAACATCAAGAGTCAGGAGGGAAAGATAATATTTAATTTGGTGATGAGTGCATTATACGAGCGTACTCACTTATAGCGGTCAGCATACTGGGCGAGCTGGGAGTGAGCACGACAAAGCTGTAGAAGATTCAGATAGATTCAGCACATCAGAGGGAATAGGTATAATTAAAAGGTTTGTGGGTGactgtgtttacctgtgctCCAGTCAGCTCTGCACTGTATATACAGGAGAGTGTGTCACTAAGATTGTGAGCTTCGTCTATGATCACCACCTgtaaaatggatggatggatggataaggggaaaaaaaaaaaaaaaaaaaaaaaaaaatcaatgaaaaatcATAATACCCCACAATGAAATTGGTCACATATGATATTGTATTCCAAAATGTAACAGTTGTGTACACGTGTGTGCCAGAGGTCAAGAGTGTTCTTAAAGATGcgatgtgtaaaatgtgaaagatttagcagcatctagtgggGACATTGCAGAATGCAATCGTCTGACCACATTTAATCCCACAGCTAATCCTAATGATATCTCATCCTACCTGTCCCTTCAGCTGGACCCCTGCTGCCTTTCTTGTAGCTTCATGAAGCACCATCTGATAGGGCAACACCACCAACTTTGcagacatataaaaaaaaagatcagcaTCACTACTCAAACGTacttgaaaataagaaaaattaaCAATCCCAAATATGGTAAAGCAGATTATTTTTACAGTTCAACCCTTAAAATTTTAAAGAGTACAAAGAACAATGAATATTGGCTTACCTGTGCAGGGGGAATAGCTAGGCGTGTTGCATAATAAGGGCATGAATGTGTTTCCTTGCCCAGCTTCAGCAACTGCTCTATGTCATGGACCGTTCCCAGAACTTCATCCCTCAtttgctgcagtgctgaaacTTTATTGTAGGGACACGCAGTTTTTGCTGGGCCTCGCTTGCGTTTCACACCCTCCTCAGGATGCGGCTTCTCTacaaaatggaagaaaaaaaaaaaaaagaaacaaaaacaaaaaacaacagcattgcAAATCTGTTTGATGTAAACTAAAATTTGTCTTGAAATGACCATCAGGTAGATCAGTACTTCTGGAGCCAGTGTGTTTAGGGGCTCtcaccatgtttgtttttctgcatctccATGCAGCGGTCATTAATGCGCTGGATGCTGCCCAAACGACGCACCTCCTCATTGATACACAGATTCTGGAAAGAGTTTTATGTTTACTGGAAAAATTGTTTTCCATATCACAGGTTGATTtattaatgatttttaaataggaaacagaacaaataaaaatttgatatttttgttaatttgaAAGTGCCTACTTCcacatatgaaaacacatgGACTCTCTCTAGATCATTCTAGCAGTCCGTAACAAATAATATACTGAAATTTTGACAGTTAATCTAAATAGAAAGATTTTAGTTTTGCTGGCATGTCCCCACTGAATCAGTTATTAACTAGTCAAGTTATTAATTATACTGATGGATGAAGGATTGTCTCAAAATGAAATAGCCAGAAAGCTCTGAAGCACTGCATAATAAGCAGCCTCAACACTAGAAAGAGAACTTAACATCCACATTAACCAAATTTTCTCATAGTGTaattgtgtttgtctgagtgAGTGTGTATACACATACCTGCCGTGAACCCAGTGTGACCAGACTGATGTCCTTGCTGAAGGGGCTCTTTTGAACCTCATGGACAAATTGAGCCAGTTGGGAGTGAGTGCGACTGCAGTAGTAAATCTGAGAATATGCCAAACTGTTTCACTTCAAGGGAATGTGTGACACTGGCTTTAAATCAGTAGGACATTCATTCTTACAGCTACAAtctgaaaccacacacaccTTAGTAACATGTTCTTCAACtaagtcatcatcatcatcttcagcaCCATGAAACCTAAGCATGGAAtaaacaacctgctgttacTGTCTGTTCATTTCAGAATCTTACAGTGATAATAACGTCTGATACAACACTTGATAGCCATTGATGTCTGCACTTACATGCTTTTGCTCTTTGACTCATCATCACTATCATATTCTGCAATGATAagctcctcatcctcttcaccTCCCAGTTCCTCTGTTTGTTCCTCTTTACTGAGCTTGAGCAACTTCAATGCCTCATCATCTTCACAACTCTTTaagcacatgcacagaaatgtaTATGTTTAATTGTAACACTCAATTTACAATAATTTTGGGGTCATTTTCTCATGTCTGGGCTCTTTAATATGTCTTACCTTCCTTTTCATAGTATATTTTAGTTGAATGTTGTTTCTGATCATTTCTAATCGTTCttccctcttctttcttttcaattCTTCCTcctcacatacacaaatacacaaaaaataattaaaaactaaGCAAAGAGAAAGCCAAGTTTCACAGAGCTCCATGCCAAGGTCACTTTCTCTCACCATTCTTACCTTCAGCTTTGACACTAAATCACGTTCAGCCTTTTTCTGAACAAAATCTGTGATCCAGTCAGGCTCTGCTGAGGAGCTGGTAATGGAGGACTGAGCAGTGGGAGTGGAAAGAGCTGCTTCTCCTtcctgcagcagagcagcagcctcctgtcttctcttctcctcatAGTCAGTGAGCCAGCTCAGTGCTCCACATATCAGACTGAGTGACTTGCCCTGGGTTAAAGAACATACATGCTTATACAAAAGGAAGGTTATTAATGAAATCTGACAACTTCTTGAGTGATCTCCCTTTGGTGTGTATGCACATACGCACCGTTCCAGTTGGACTTTCAAAGATGCCAACTTTGCCCTGGTCAAGTGCACCGTACAATGCTTGCATAAACTGCTCCTGGATGCTGTAGGGCTGGTAGGGAAATGGAAAGTGGGTCCTGCCATTCTCCATTCTCGTGAACCTTCCTAAAGAATGACATGAGGTTAGCAAACATTTCATCTCAGATACTGGTCACTGCAAACGCTTCACAGCACACAGTGTGTTTAGACTGGCTTTTACTAGATGATACCCCGATAGTTATGTCAGGTCTAACAATGAAACACCAAAGCATGCGCCAAAGTAACGTTAGTGTTATCCATTGAATTGGATTGTACTTTAGCGCAGACTAATCATgaatttttaattcaatttaggAAAATAATCAGCTCGACTCGACATTTGATTACCGAACTTTCCAGTTTGTCCAGCTACATGTTATGTCAACATGCTaaacatgctaacattttaTGACATCCCTTGTTGTTATGAGTGCTGCGGTTTTGAAcgaaaaacataacaaaatgtaAGCTGTCACGAATTCATAGCTAGTTAGCCAAATTACAACCAAACCAAGTAATATTATTCGCTGAAGACTTTAGCTACAGCTCATAAAAGCTTCTCACGCTGCTGTATACTTACCCGCAGATATCCAAAAGAGTTCTTTCGCtgcttatttattattttcaagtCTCAGCTATTCGACGTCCGCGCCAACAAACGTCAGTGGCCACGGGATCTGACCAATCAGGAGCGACATGAAACGAGAGGTGAGTGTTTTGTTACACCGGAATGCTTGCATGGGCGGGACTTTATACACCAGTACTttattgtcacattttaatgcaaTACAATTTGGTCATTACAGTGTCTGAACCACACTTTTAATTCTCAATGTCACGGCATCCTATATCTGTAAATTATGCTATTGCTTTGCTCTTTTATTTCGGAGCACCGCATCGCTGGAATACGCTTATATTTATAGTTAACGCCCCCAACGCGCGTTCACCCCCGGTACCTTCTAGAATGTCTGGAAACTTCTCTGCCCTTTTTAAACGCGTGTCAGACGCTCGGCTGTGAGACGGCGTGGACTAgacgagaaaaaaaaagaaaaaaacacgaAAGAAAGCTCATATTCTGTTAGGTTATGGTACATGTGTGTAACTAGCTGAAAGGTGTAACgtgtattttatttacaataatattCAAGTGAACAAGTAAGTTAGCTAAATAAGGCTAGCGGAGAGCTTTAACCAACGGCAACTAGTAAGTAGTTAGCTAGCTAGTCAGGTTATTGCAGCACTTGGTGTTGTTGGCGAAGTAGTTAACCAGTTGAGCTTCAGATACCACTTCTGTTAGCCAGTGGTAACGCTAGTTAGCTTTGAATTGTGGTGCTGGTCAGAATAGGAGGAAATCTGCTTCATGACAATGACTGCAGAGGAGCTGACAAGTGAAGGACAAAACACTATCCCAATGGAGGGAGAAGACATCACGCCAAAGAAGGACGGAGGTGTTTTAAAGGTTAGTGGTGCCGTTTGGGTCTTCTAACCTTACGTTTATCTAGTTAGCTGAGTAGCTACTTGGCTGCTTATTAAGCTAAGCTGTCGTTAGCTGTTGATAACTAGACTATAGCGTTCAATACCAATAAACACGGCTGATGCAATAACGTTGTTTATCTTGTTTCCTACCATTGTTTGCATTGCTAAGTTATTGCCAGGCTGTGTACATAGATGATTAGCAACCGTCCACATGTGCAGAAGGTGCTGGAGGCCTGTAGAAAGGCCAAAGGCAAAGCTATTAATGCAAATGGGAAtttaatattcacacacacGTTTTAATGAAGCGTTAcgacacacattcacagtgaagATTTTCCAAAGTACCAGACTGCAGAGTAGGGGTCCACAAGTGTATGGGGCAGGCTTTACATGTCTGATGGAAAACAGTCAATTTTAAGATAtattctctgctgttttttttttgtttttttttaatagaattttatttctttgtttttatccagCTGGTGAAAAGGGAAGGCACAGGCACAGAGCTGCCTATGACTGGTGACAAAGTGTTTGTGCATTATGTGGGTACACTTCTGGATGGTACACAGTTCGACTCGAGCAGAGATAAAGGAGAGAAGTTTACCTTTGAGTTGGGCAAAGGTTGGTTTCATATCTGGCAGAGACATGAATATTCAACTGCCATAATTGCTCAGCTATTGTTGATAATACGGTATGGTCGTCTTCTTCGTGTTTAGGTCAAGTAATAAAGGCATGGGACATTGGTGTAGCTACAATGAAAGTAGGGGAGTTGTCCCAGCTCATCTGTAAGGCAGAGTATGCTTATGGATCTGCAGGCAGTCCACCCAAAATCCCACCAAGTGCCACTCTTGTTTTTGAGGTAAGCTTCAGAGGTATCACACTGTTGACATTATTAATTATATGCTTTAATAATATTTCTCTGGTTCACTTAAAATATCTCATGATCTGTGTATTGgtgtataaaaatattaaaataattatttcaatgTCTACACATTTGTAGGTGGAACTCTTTGAATTTCGAGGGGAGGACATAACTGATGATGAAGATGGAGGAATCATCCGCCGCATTATGACTAAAGGCCAGGGATATTCCAAACCTAACGAGGGAGCTACTGTTGAAGGTAACACGCCAAGACGCTGGCagttagtgttagtgttttcTCTAATACTGATGAAATGGTTTTGCTTTTAAGagtgcattttttgttttaagattactaaaaatacaaagatcAGCATCATGAGAAATCAGTATTTAAGAAAGTTGATATGCTGATtagtacatttaatttaaagtttgaTGTATCTCCATCTTTGGAGATCAGACTCGGTGTTCATTTTTAGATGAGAACAGTTCTAGGTTGCACTTTCTATGCAGAGTGCAGTGATGTAGCAACAGTAATGACTGACATTGCTATAACAGTAGAAAGTCCTACATTCTTCATTGAGTTTCAACTGACATGTCACACCACACCATTAAACCTGTAAAGATGTATTAGCCTTTAGAGCATAGTTTCTTCAAAACACTGATTGTTTTTCTAAGCcatacaaacacatcagtgatAAAACAGCTCAAATCCGTTTGTTCAAAGATTAAAGTCTTGGGCTAAACCTGAGCAACCCACCAGCGAATCTTTAGAAATGTAAGCAGATGTACAGGTGAATATCTTAAATATAAACTGATGTTGCATGTAGCAAGTTATACATCAAAATAGTGTATGTCTGACTATCAAACACTCATTCTGCTGTAGCCTTACAATGCACCACATATTTTCAGTGACTGCTTGGAAGTCACATTACAGCAGGCAATTTAATGCATGTTAATAAGTTGGCTTGGTAGACTTGGCTAAATTAAGTCTGATTTGTAGAATGAGCTAAccccaggattttttttttttttttcaacctctTTCAGTGACTGTGGAGGGCACCTATGAGGGACGAGTGTTTGATGAGAGAGAACTGAAGTTTGAAATAGGTGATGTAGAGAGTCTTGGCTTGCCAGCTGGAGTGGAGAAGGCTGTTATGGCTATGGAGCAGGGAGAGGAGGCACTCTTCACTATTAAACCCAAGTATGATATGAACACATGTCACTGCAAACCACTGCTCTTTCATTGTATTGTTGCCTTGTAATAGCCCATTGTTTGGCTTTTCAGGACTTATCAACGTCTCAGGCTGCTGTTATAGCGATGGCAAATGTCAGTATTCACTGATACCTTGTTAGAACCTAAAGTGTGATGCATTTAACTTGGGAATGAAATTTGGAAATGTGGCCAACACAATCAATTAAGAGTTCTAAGCTGTGATGTGACCAAAAAGTAGAACTTTTTAAGTGAAACTGCAATTGCTAATAATACAAAATTTGTATGTTACATGTGCTGAGAAGTGTCTTGGATTTGTAGGTATGGGTTTGGGAATGCAGGGAATGCACAGTATAACATTCCTGGTGGTGCAATACTGCAGTACAAGATCAAGCTGACAGCTTTTGAGAAGGTAAACAGATCTTGGTGCAAACAATGTTTTACTTTAGTCAGCCAATTACTATTTCCCCCctcaaaaaatgtttattccCCCCCCCTTCTATAGGCTAAAGAATCATGGGAGATGAATACAACAGAGAAGCTGGAACAGAGCAGCATTGTCAAAGAGAAGGGGACACAGTATTTTAAGGTATGCAAGGGGGGACATTCAGAAGCACACAGTTAAGAGAGCACAGTTAAAtactttattgtgttttataatgCAGTGATTCTATCTCTCAGGAGGGAAAATACAAGCAGGCATCAGTTCAGTACAAAAGGATTGTGTCATGGCTGGAACATGAATCTGGTTTGTCAGAGGAGGATGAGAAAAAAGCCAAAGCATTACGGCTAGCTGCACATCTCAACTTGGCCATGTGCTACCTTAAACAACAGGAGCCGAACCAAGCCCTAGAAAATTGCGACAAGGTATCTAATATCTGTAGTATGAGAGGTGTGGTGATCCTTTATTACAGTATAGTTTGTCTGTTAAATAGGTGGACAGTTTTTCTTTAAGTGCTGACTATGTTTTGTCATTAATACTATAAACAATTTCACTCTGTTAATAATTACAGGCTCTGGAGTTAGACGGGTCCAATGAGAAGGCTCTGTTCCGAAGGGGGGAGGCACTTTTTGGTATGAAGGAGTTTGACAAAGCAAGGGATGACTTCCAGCGAGTGGTTCAACTGTATCCTGCCAACAAGGCTGCCAAGAGCCAGGTATAAAGCCCTCTGTCTTAAAGGATTATTCCGATAATATTTAACTCTGTCTTATGTTCTCAGATCATTACAACTCAGAAAAAGGTTCAGATTGATAAATGAGTCTGTCCTTTTTAACACAATCAAGACTCATTTGAGATCTGTGATATTTATTGTCCTCTCATCCAAAATGATAAGTCATATGATGGTTACATATTAGatgtattaatatatttaaatatagcATGAGCTCATTTGGCAAATTATCTGTTGCTCCTGCGTTTATCTGCTGATTGTGGAAAATATGAAACTACGGTGGGACAGGCAGAGAAATTTTGTGCACACTGACAAAGTCCAGGTTGAAAATTCCTAATTATCCTTTAGCACTTAATATAAGTGATGAAGTAAAGAGGCATTGCATTATATATATCTTCTGGCCATTGTGGTACAGGAGTCATATCTGAAAATATGGCCTTCTGACCTTTTTCATCATGTCCTGCCAGGTGGTTCTCTGTCAAAAACATATCAAGGAGCAGCACGAGAAGGACAAACGAATCTATGCCAACATGTTTCAGAAATTTGCAGAGAGAGATTCAAAGGTGAAGTATGCCCTTTTCTACAGCAAACACAAGAGGTTGAGATAagcattgtcattgtgaaaACAGCCCATCTCAAAAGTGAAACTATaatgttgtttgttctgttttttttttttttttcttcccataaACAGAAAGAAGCAACGAGGACAAAGACTGAGAGCACGGAGAATGGTGATGAAGAGATGGAGGTTGAGAACGGAGAAAAGGAAGTTGTGACTCAAGCAAAAGCGTAGATGTTGATGCGACTGCATTACGGTTCAGCTGTACTGAAGACTTTTGTATTTTCAGCCATTTGTggttaaggtgtgtgtgtgtgtgtgtgtgtgtgtctgaactAGTGTGTCACTGAGAGCACTGACTTCTTGCTGGCATTCTTTGTGTCCAAGCTTTTTGCTGTGGCAGCTAGCTGAGCGGGTGGGGTTATCCCAACTAATGGCACTTCATGGCTTTACTAAATGAATTGTGTGCCACACCCCCACTCCCCAAACCCTTTCAACCCACAGCTTTGaactgtacatttgttttcaatgtTTTGTCTAGGGAAAGTGTTATGTGCAGAATTTCAAACTGTCACCTGTGAAGGGCTAGACCATTCACCTTTTACTACCTTCTGTCATTTATCCTTCCTCACATTTTTGCTATCCCTCCAACCCTCCTTTCACAGGCCTACTGATCAATTCCTGGAATTGTGATGGTTGTGCACATAgatatgtgtttaaatgttaagAGTGCCTGTGTCCCAAAGTACGTATGTAGCAGCACTGTGGATAGGCAGAGTAATAAGACGTCAGCCTGGAATAGCAGTTGGACTTAAAGATTCTCTATCTAAAGGAGTACTGTATGGCCCTGCAGGGTACTGGACTGTTCATTTTTGCTATGGGTTTATTgacttttgtatgtttttttttttttttgtttgttttttttcctcccagtGTTGTGCTTGTGAGTTCTGTATTGTTCTCAAAAAGATGCTTACAACCAATTACTTAACTGGAATGTGTATTTTAAAGCAGCTACAATAGAAAGGACATTCATTAGCTTCTCCTGGACACACTCAAGTACTAAAGGGTTAAGTCTTACTCTCAATATACTGTAAAGAAATGTATGAAAGTGTATATGGCTCATCAGATGCAGACTGTTATAGACTGTACTCGCGGCAGAGCTGAGCCCTGTTAGTTTTCACACCTATAAAAATGT contains:
- the ddx11 gene encoding ATP-dependent DNA helicase DDX11 isoform X2 translates to MENGRTHFPFPYQPYSIQEQFMQALYGALDQGKVGIFESPTGTGKSLSLICGALSWLTDYEEKRRQEAAALLQEGEAALSTPTAQSSITSSSAEPDWITDFVQKKAERDLVSKLKEEELKRKKREERLEMIRNNIQLKYTMKRKSCEDDEALKLLKLSKEEQTEELGGEEDEELIIAEYDSDDESKSKSMFHGAEDDDDDLVEEHVTKIYYCSRTHSQLAQFVHEVQKSPFSKDISLVTLGSRQNLCINEEVRRLGSIQRINDRCMEMQKNKHEKPHPEEGVKRKRGPAKTACPYNKVSALQQMRDEVLGTVHDIEQLLKLGKETHSCPYYATRLAIPPAQLVVLPYQMVLHEATRKAAGVQLKGQVVIIDEAHNLSDTLSCIYSAELTGAQLCRAHSQLAQYADRYKSRLKAKNLMYIKQILFVIEGLVRVLGGKVGQNPQSQTNQTGTNMFTINNFLFKAQIDNINLFKKYFEKSMISRKLGGFVEKYAGSGVSLHTQSKENRRTEGLSRYLQTLQSNAQVSSADPQGSVETEKVLSASPMMQVEGFFMALTTSNTDGRVLLHKEGTLSESSIKFLLLNPAVHFAQVLKECRAVIIAGGTMQPVSDFKQELLFSAGVAEERITEFSCGHVIPAENILPLVLCSGPSGQELDFTFQNRDSPHMMDETGRILSNICNVVPGGVVCFFPSYEYSRRIISHWEASGVLARLANKKKVFQEPKKANQLEQVLSEFSRCIQRCALDSSGLNGALLFSVVGGKMSEGINFSDELGRCVVMVGMPYPNIKSPELQEKMSYLDKHLPHSGGRSPGQALIENLCMKAVNQSIGRAIRHRGDYSSIVLCDRRYSRPATLSKLPTWIRDRTSTCTTFGPAFSALRKFFLEKKKTQG
- the ddx11 gene encoding ATP-dependent DNA helicase DDX11 isoform X3, which translates into the protein MENGRTHFPFPYQPYSIQEQFMQALYGALDQGKVGIFESPTGTGKSLSLICGALSWLTDYEEKRRQEAAALLQEGEAALSTPTAQSSITSSSAEPDWITDFVQKKAERDLVSKLKEEELKRKKREERLEMIRNNIQLKYTMKRKSCEDDEALKLLKLSKEEQTEELGGEEDEELIIAEYDSDDESKSKSMFHGAEDDDDDLVEEHVTKIYYCSRTHSQLAQFVHEVQKSPFSKDISLVTLGSRQNLCINEEVRRLGSIQRINDRCMEMQKNKHEKPHPEEGVKRKRGPAKTACPYNKVSALQQMRDEVLGTVHDIEQLLKLGKETHSCPYYATRLAIPPAQMVLHEATRKAAGVQLKGQVVIIDEAHNLSDTLSCIYSAELTGAQLCRAHSQLAQYADRYKSRLKAKNLMYIKQILFVIEGLVRVLGGKVGQNPQSQTNQTGTNMFTINNFLFKAQIDNINLFKLQKYFEKSMISRKLGGFVEKYAGSGVSLHTQSKENRRTEGLSRYLQTLQSNAQVSSADPQGSVETEKVLSASPMMQVEGFFMALTTSNTDGRVLLHKEGTLSESSIKFLLLNPAVHFAQVLKECRAVIIAGGTMQPVSDFKQELLFSAGVAEERITEFSCGHVIPAENILPLVLCSGPSGQELDFTFQNRDSPHMMDETGRILSNICNVVPGGVVCFFPSYEYSRRIISHWEASGVLARLANKKKVFQEPKKANQLEQVLSEFSRCIQRCALDSSGLNGALLFSVVGGKMSEGINFSDELGRCVVMVGMPYPNIKSPELQEKMSYLDKHLPHSGGRSPGQALIENLCMKAVNQSIGRAIRHRGDYSSIVLCDRRYSRPATLSKLPTWIRDRTSTCTTFGPAFSALRKFFLEKKKTQG
- the ddx11 gene encoding ATP-dependent DNA helicase DDX11 isoform X1, producing MENGRTHFPFPYQPYSIQEQFMQALYGALDQGKVGIFESPTGTGKSLSLICGALSWLTDYEEKRRQEAAALLQEGEAALSTPTAQSSITSSSAEPDWITDFVQKKAERDLVSKLKEEELKRKKREERLEMIRNNIQLKYTMKRKSCEDDEALKLLKLSKEEQTEELGGEEDEELIIAEYDSDDESKSKSMFHGAEDDDDDLVEEHVTKIYYCSRTHSQLAQFVHEVQKSPFSKDISLVTLGSRQNLCINEEVRRLGSIQRINDRCMEMQKNKHEKPHPEEGVKRKRGPAKTACPYNKVSALQQMRDEVLGTVHDIEQLLKLGKETHSCPYYATRLAIPPAQLVVLPYQMVLHEATRKAAGVQLKGQVVIIDEAHNLSDTLSCIYSAELTGAQLCRAHSQLAQYADRYKSRLKAKNLMYIKQILFVIEGLVRVLGGKVGQNPQSQTNQTGTNMFTINNFLFKAQIDNINLFKLQKYFEKSMISRKLGGFVEKYAGSGVSLHTQSKENRRTEGLSRYLQTLQSNAQVSSADPQGSVETEKVLSASPMMQVEGFFMALTTSNTDGRVLLHKEGTLSESSIKFLLLNPAVHFAQVLKECRAVIIAGGTMQPVSDFKQELLFSAGVAEERITEFSCGHVIPAENILPLVLCSGPSGQELDFTFQNRDSPHMMDETGRILSNICNVVPGGVVCFFPSYEYSRRIISHWEASGVLARLANKKKVFQEPKKANQLEQVLSEFSRCIQRCALDSSGLNGALLFSVVGGKMSEGINFSDELGRCVVMVGMPYPNIKSPELQEKMSYLDKHLPHSGGRSPGQALIENLCMKAVNQSIGRAIRHRGDYSSIVLCDRRYSRPATLSKLPTWIRDRTSTCTTFGPAFSALRKFFLEKKKTQG
- the ddx11 gene encoding ATP-dependent DNA helicase DDX11 isoform X4, with translation MENGRTHFPFPYQPYSIQEQFMQALYGALDQGKVGIFESPTGTGKSLSLICGALSWLTDYEEKRRQEAAALLQEGEAALSTPTAQSSITSSSAEPDWITDFVQKKAERDLVSKLKEEELKRKKREERLEMIRNNIQLKYTMKRKSCEDDEALKLLKLSKEEQTEELGGEEDEELIIAEYDSDDESKSKSMFHGAEDDDDDLVEEHVTKIYYCSRTHSQLAQFVHEVQKSPFSKDISLVTLGSRQNLCINEEVRRLGSIQRINDRCMEMQKNKHEKPHPEEGVKRKRGPAKTACPYNKVSALQQMRDEVLGTVHDIEQLLKLGKETHSCPYYATRLAIPPAQLVVLPYQMVLHEATRKAAGVQLKGQVVIIDEAHNLSDTLSCIYSAELTGAQLAQYADRYKSRLKAKNLMYIKQILFVIEGLVRVLGGKVGQNPQSQTNQTGTNMFTINNFLFKAQIDNINLFKLQKYFEKSMISRKLGGFVEKYAGSGVSLHTQSKENRRTEGLSRYLQTLQSNAQVSSADPQGSVETEKVLSASPMMQVEGFFMALTTSNTDGRVLLHKEGTLSESSIKFLLLNPAVHFAQVLKECRAVIIAGGTMQPVSDFKQELLFSAGVAEERITEFSCGHVIPAENILPLVLCSGPSGQELDFTFQNRDSPHMMDETGRILSNICNVVPGGVVCFFPSYEYSRRIISHWEASGVLARLANKKKVFQEPKKANQLEQVLSEFSRCIQRCALDSSGLNGALLFSVVGGKMSEGINFSDELGRCVVMVGMPYPNIKSPELQEKMSYLDKHLPHSGGRSPGQALIENLCMKAVNQSIGRAIRHRGDYSSIVLCDRRYSRPATLSKLPTWIRDRTSTCTTFGPAFSALRKFFLEKKKTQG
- the fkbp4 gene encoding peptidyl-prolyl cis-trans isomerase FKBP4 is translated as MTMTAEELTSEGQNTIPMEGEDITPKKDGGVLKLVKREGTGTELPMTGDKVFVHYVGTLLDGTQFDSSRDKGEKFTFELGKGQVIKAWDIGVATMKVGELSQLICKAEYAYGSAGSPPKIPPSATLVFEVELFEFRGEDITDDEDGGIIRRIMTKGQGYSKPNEGATVEVTVEGTYEGRVFDERELKFEIGDVESLGLPAGVEKAVMAMEQGEEALFTIKPKYGFGNAGNAQYNIPGGAILQYKIKLTAFEKAKESWEMNTTEKLEQSSIVKEKGTQYFKEGKYKQASVQYKRIVSWLEHESGLSEEDEKKAKALRLAAHLNLAMCYLKQQEPNQALENCDKALELDGSNEKALFRRGEALFGMKEFDKARDDFQRVVQLYPANKAAKSQVVLCQKHIKEQHEKDKRIYANMFQKFAERDSKKEATRTKTESTENGDEEMEVENGEKEVVTQAKA